A section of the Synergistaceae bacterium genome encodes:
- a CDS encoding toprim domain-containing protein, with protein sequence MFNDNLRSHLDNFKSSHSCIDYLSTLGFHVPFDGALIVTPRQIRPDDHDPSFCVHHSFCYDFGTRTSYDIFALDMLFHHRDFLSSVEALTGLRFTQSHSAIATNWAEERQKLADDVKKWHECLLTNPVIHRIAQDRDEGALDYLLDRKITLDFIKKEQIGFNPETKRIIFPYRRNGQIVYIVGRDFSGRCELPKDDPRRHDTPKYQKLKITDALDHCPWGLHTLHPKKSSRHTPSDDFYETPYADDLKDDTLIICEGMVDVAVFAQNGWQCLSPIGGTFRNAIIPEILDIARLFKRVFICFDNDGKGSEFQRNWARRLFEAQIPFVCGHTAEQGTPKFDVADYYRAACNNYKTSGHRDEQEAGAYALQELVRRAVPGISEISRSLYSLQKVAEFLERSARYATRYDLLALKHELKRRTRTYTDPSGNTHEVPLFSKEDLNFMFQGAFMPPPEQDTADEVCAHHTLTYSIDDAFYEFNGNHWEKKHEQFVRRYVYSLLGKKASDGRVGKVIKTLKTRIADDRAFDTEHVFTFTNGVLLLDEDDEAGNKGRLVRPSPEYRATIHVGYRYIAGARSREWEQFIDEVCCGDAALVRELQKACGSILMSDNSLHKMYYLIGDGRNGKSTLLTVLRSVFGEGNGSSVRPDRMGEEFAPMAMKGKLYNFCFEGGRYLKGSEETLKSIVAGDPIMAAHKGVDAVEFVPRAKLFIAANNMFNARDLSEGFIQRFVFFPFNNVFEHGDPELAKKLCSNLAGIFNWCLAGYRLLMKEGFIECPAQKRTRTRFVEHIEPLRVFLRETFTGNFNQRPLGDMVTYSEYPSLKQLYSCYKNWSLDAGYTYTNRGIFTERLRFLAPRLERADGLEALSVQEIEGQECLIIPEMDETIYHAEQAGALNTAHAVVASRRMIEKFNQTLNAAVEAQEEAAKTTEVINTRDDVPECFIVQTAQKEEVQDKEAAADERPRPQPGNGEQGTVAVRDSQLGLGLETGKPPVKGNVRELPAYGSEEWLRSWQS encoded by the coding sequence CTCTCACCTCGACAACTTCAAGTCATCCCACTCCTGCATCGACTACCTCTCAACTCTCGGCTTCCACGTCCCATTCGACGGTGCCCTCATCGTCACTCCCCGCCAAATCCGCCCAGACGATCATGACCCGTCCTTCTGCGTCCATCACTCCTTCTGCTACGACTTCGGCACACGCACAAGCTACGACATCTTCGCCCTCGACATGCTCTTTCATCACAGGGACTTCCTCTCGAGTGTCGAAGCCCTCACAGGCCTACGCTTCACACAGTCCCATTCCGCCATCGCAACAAACTGGGCTGAAGAACGCCAAAAGCTTGCCGACGACGTAAAGAAGTGGCACGAATGCCTGCTCACTAACCCCGTCATCCACCGCATTGCGCAGGACAGAGACGAAGGCGCACTCGATTATTTGCTCGACAGAAAAATCACCTTAGACTTCATTAAGAAGGAACAGATAGGCTTCAATCCAGAAACTAAACGCATCATCTTCCCTTACCGCAGAAACGGTCAGATTGTTTACATAGTTGGTAGAGATTTCTCCGGCCGGTGCGAGCTCCCTAAGGATGACCCGCGCAGGCATGATACCCCTAAGTACCAAAAGCTAAAGATTACCGACGCATTAGACCATTGCCCTTGGGGACTTCATACGCTCCATCCTAAGAAGTCGTCGCGGCATACCCCCTCAGATGACTTCTACGAAACCCCATACGCAGATGACCTAAAAGACGACACCCTGATCATCTGCGAGGGCATGGTCGATGTGGCGGTGTTTGCGCAAAACGGCTGGCAGTGCCTTTCTCCTATCGGCGGAACTTTCCGCAACGCCATCATCCCTGAAATCCTTGACATTGCCCGCCTGTTTAAGCGCGTGTTCATCTGCTTCGACAATGACGGCAAAGGCTCAGAGTTCCAGCGCAACTGGGCCCGCCGCCTGTTTGAAGCGCAAATTCCTTTTGTCTGCGGACACACTGCAGAGCAAGGTACTCCTAAGTTCGACGTTGCGGATTATTACCGCGCCGCGTGCAACAACTACAAGACCTCTGGACACAGGGACGAACAGGAGGCCGGTGCGTACGCTCTGCAGGAGCTTGTCCGTCGTGCAGTGCCCGGCATCAGCGAGATATCGCGCTCACTCTACAGCCTGCAGAAAGTAGCAGAATTCCTCGAGCGCAGTGCACGCTACGCCACACGTTATGACCTGCTTGCACTGAAGCACGAGCTCAAACGCCGCACGCGCACATACACAGACCCATCGGGAAACACTCATGAAGTGCCCCTGTTCAGCAAGGAAGACCTGAACTTTATGTTTCAAGGGGCTTTCATGCCACCGCCAGAACAGGACACAGCCGATGAAGTCTGCGCACATCACACGCTGACCTACAGCATTGATGACGCGTTCTACGAGTTCAACGGCAACCACTGGGAGAAAAAGCATGAACAATTCGTTCGCCGTTATGTCTATTCTCTATTGGGCAAGAAAGCTAGCGACGGACGGGTCGGCAAGGTCATCAAAACCCTCAAAACCCGCATTGCTGATGACCGTGCCTTTGACACCGAGCACGTCTTTACGTTCACAAATGGTGTACTCCTCCTTGATGAAGACGACGAGGCGGGCAACAAGGGCCGACTTGTACGTCCATCCCCCGAGTACCGCGCAACAATACACGTGGGGTACAGGTACATCGCGGGAGCGCGAAGCCGTGAGTGGGAACAGTTTATAGATGAAGTCTGCTGTGGTGACGCGGCATTAGTTCGCGAACTGCAGAAGGCGTGCGGGAGTATCCTGATGTCCGACAACTCCTTGCACAAGATGTACTACCTCATCGGGGACGGGCGCAACGGCAAATCTACACTCCTGACGGTGTTGCGCTCAGTCTTCGGTGAGGGTAACGGCTCATCTGTCCGTCCTGACAGGATGGGCGAGGAGTTTGCTCCTATGGCGATGAAGGGCAAGCTCTACAACTTCTGCTTTGAGGGTGGCCGCTACCTCAAGGGCAGTGAAGAGACACTGAAAAGCATAGTGGCCGGAGACCCAATCATGGCGGCTCACAAAGGCGTTGATGCCGTAGAGTTCGTCCCGCGTGCAAAGTTATTCATCGCCGCGAACAACATGTTCAACGCGCGGGACTTGTCGGAGGGGTTCATTCAGCGTTTCGTGTTCTTCCCATTCAACAACGTCTTTGAACACGGAGACCCTGAACTTGCAAAGAAACTCTGCTCTAACTTGGCCGGTATCTTCAACTGGTGCTTGGCCGGGTACAGACTATTAATGAAGGAAGGTTTTATCGAGTGTCCAGCGCAGAAGAGGACAAGGACGCGCTTTGTGGAACATATCGAACCGTTGCGAGTGTTCTTGCGCGAGACCTTTACAGGGAACTTCAATCAACGTCCGCTGGGGGACATGGTTACCTACAGCGAGTATCCCTCCTTAAAACAACTCTACTCATGCTACAAGAACTGGAGCTTGGATGCGGGGTACACCTACACGAACAGGGGGATATTCACGGAACGGTTACGCTTCTTAGCTCCACGCTTAGAGAGAGCCGACGGCCTCGAGGCACTGAGTGTACAGGAGATAGAGGGTCAGGAGTGCCTGATCATCCCGGAGATGGACGAGACGATTTACCACGCAGAGCAGGCGGGCGCGCTCAATACTGCCCATGCTGTGGTAGCCTCACGTCGCATGATAGAGAAGTTCAACCAGACACTGAATGCGGCTGTCGAAGCTCAGGAAGAGGCGGCCAAGACAACGGAGGTGATTAACACAAGGGATGACGTACCGGAATGCTTCATCGTGCAGACGGCACAAAAAGAGGAAGTACAGGACAAAGAAGCAGCGGCTGATGAACGCCCACGCCCGCAGCCGGGTAATGGTGAACAGGGCACGGTTGCCGTTCGCGATAGTCAGCTAGGACTTGGGCTCGAGACGGGCAAGCCCCCAGTGAAGGGCAACGTTCGCGAACTTCCTGCGTATGGCAGTGAAGAGTGGCTAAGGTCGTGGCAAAGCTGA
- a CDS encoding Lar family restriction alleviation protein, with product MIEKTCPFCGSDRVIVTSTERYQRFCVKCMDCGARGPVKSNDEAAMYAFNKRLGDG from the coding sequence ATGATAGAGAAGACATGCCCGTTCTGCGGGAGCGACAGAGTGATAGTAACGTCGACAGAGCGGTATCAGCGTTTCTGCGTCAAGTGCATGGACTGCGGGGCACGCGGCCCTGTGAAGTCAAACGACGAGGCGGCGATGTACGCGTTCAACAAGAGGCTGGGGGACGGCTAG